One Tunturibacter gelidoferens genomic region harbors:
- a CDS encoding carboxypeptidase-like regulatory domain-containing protein: MKHSTVVTHYAITGIVVSSIDESPVPHCRLTPKLEVHGSFGNRRFPASTDSFAADDHGRFSIPVPSAGAWNLMASARGYVTQSYEEHGAFSSSVVLTADSPTIDIRFTLSPEASIKGLVLDEAGEAVRDAQISLSLVPPPIPGGPPANGSAGANAKTDDRGMYELANLSPGSYRLMVRAHPWYAEATQQSGSSLDDEPPLDPSFDVAYPPTWFPGSSDVSTSETIVLHAGDTRQADFHLVPIPSIHLKIIPPTGTVGSGAVNGRQGQAFPMVEEITPGSNGPRAISVTTRRDPQGEFDVSGLTPGLYQVRLLMPGEEARSTMVDVKANSVRTLDLGAPASDIARITMHIDGFTGGTAEESGNRRGGGLRVNLIDTDTQRGTFSSMGNEGRFAGRRVSKEPTTDRTLEVPPGRYEVVLQGGPNVYLIGLTTKGADVSGRYVTVPAGETTLTVHVANGRTNLSGIATLEGKPVMGAMVLLVPITIEEPDSIGFLRQDQTNTDGSFDIDNVIPGKYILLAIDRGWQINWGDRSTLRRYLTQGMPMELKPSATVKQNVIAQTP; this comes from the coding sequence ATGAAGCACAGTACAGTCGTTACACATTATGCGATCACCGGTATCGTTGTCAGCAGTATTGATGAGAGCCCAGTTCCTCACTGTAGGCTGACACCGAAGCTCGAGGTGCATGGAAGCTTCGGGAATCGCCGCTTCCCTGCCTCGACTGACAGTTTTGCGGCCGATGACCATGGTCGCTTCTCGATTCCGGTACCTTCGGCGGGAGCGTGGAACCTGATGGCGAGTGCTCGCGGCTACGTTACGCAGTCTTATGAAGAACACGGTGCTTTTTCATCGTCGGTTGTACTGACAGCCGATTCGCCGACGATCGATATACGCTTCACGCTCAGTCCCGAGGCCAGCATCAAAGGCCTCGTTCTGGATGAAGCCGGGGAGGCAGTGAGAGATGCACAGATTTCTCTTTCACTGGTGCCACCGCCAATTCCAGGAGGTCCGCCAGCTAACGGAAGCGCGGGAGCGAACGCTAAAACCGATGATCGTGGCATGTATGAGTTGGCGAATCTGTCGCCGGGAAGCTATCGCCTGATGGTTCGGGCTCATCCTTGGTACGCTGAGGCCACGCAGCAAAGTGGATCATCGCTTGATGACGAGCCGCCGCTCGATCCGTCTTTCGACGTCGCATATCCGCCAACCTGGTTTCCAGGAAGCAGCGACGTTTCGACCTCTGAGACGATTGTTCTCCATGCCGGTGATACACGTCAGGCAGACTTTCATCTGGTTCCGATCCCCTCGATCCATCTGAAGATCATCCCACCGACAGGAACTGTTGGGTCGGGGGCGGTCAACGGTCGCCAAGGACAAGCATTTCCGATGGTGGAAGAGATTACTCCGGGTTCAAACGGCCCACGCGCAATTTCGGTTACGACTCGTCGCGACCCACAAGGAGAATTTGATGTTAGCGGATTAACGCCGGGGCTATACCAGGTGCGGCTTTTGATGCCAGGCGAGGAGGCGCGCTCCACGATGGTCGACGTGAAGGCCAACTCTGTTCGAACACTCGATCTGGGTGCTCCGGCGAGCGATATCGCTAGAATTACGATGCACATCGATGGGTTTACTGGTGGGACTGCCGAAGAGTCAGGCAACCGACGCGGCGGTGGGCTTCGCGTCAACCTGATCGATACTGATACGCAGCGTGGGACGTTCTCTTCCATGGGCAATGAAGGCCGGTTTGCAGGCCGACGCGTCTCGAAAGAACCAACCACAGACCGCACCCTTGAGGTTCCTCCAGGGCGCTACGAAGTTGTTTTGCAGGGAGGACCGAACGTCTACCTGATTGGATTAACCACCAAGGGAGCCGACGTCTCGGGACGGTATGTGACGGTGCCTGCGGGTGAGACGACACTTACGGTGCATGTTGCGAATGGCCGTACTAACCTGAGCGGAATCGCGACGCTTGAAGGAAAACCTGTGATGGGGGCAATGGTCCTGCTGGTTCCTATCACGATTGAAGAGCCTGACTCCATTGGTTTTTTGCGTCAGGACCAGACGAATACAGATGGGAGTTTCGACATCGATAACGTAATCCCGGGCAAATACATTTTGTTAGCCATCGATCGTGGGTGGCAGATCAACTGGGGAGACCGATCTACGCTGCGCCGCTATCTGACGCAAGGCATGCCGATGGAGCTGAAGCCGTCTGCAACCGTAAAACAGAACGTAATTGCCCAGACTCCATAA
- a CDS encoding carboxypeptidase-like regulatory domain-containing protein: MYTNRIVCSVRRNDSIPFFVILVCTLLGQQMRCPAQIGGTAGAGTSIASSGAPDLVSGTVINAATDQPVRRALVRLNNRAVLTDSEGRFRFEQNKESSVNILVTKPGFYASAEYGDAGNLYLQSSQLAAPLELRIFPEALLTGVVLAPDGTPLPGISVNAIRSVYDDLGRRWIPVDQRQTDSYGRFRIPVPAGEYRVQTHYSLLNTPIAEAVLPVAVPSGSTSNASPLVRIHSGEEQTFELRPTVSPIRTVGISQSSADRGFMRVSARASDGDALQVNSMLENGGERKIQLPQGTYALTVRTVADIDSAEMAETTVTVPDHDISGVVLRFSPVPSIPVELLIDESSSSDITPPGLQQLGLSLQSGQTDLDGGYASLGLSPRANQAFFFSAPPGSYRLAGRNSGAWYIKSASYGDSDLLEQELVVAPGASGTPIRVLVSNQTGALQGTVHLDGAPVASWVCVIPRGPSAQVEYSTRSSSTGSYSFSHLPPGSYQAIAFPRRHSADYRDPESLTPFGDHVQSVTVNAGDKSTLNLDVVPATE; encoded by the coding sequence GTGTACACAAACCGAATCGTCTGCAGCGTTCGACGCAACGATTCGATACCTTTTTTTGTGATTCTGGTTTGTACTCTGCTGGGTCAGCAGATGCGTTGTCCCGCCCAGATTGGCGGCACCGCAGGAGCAGGCACGTCGATTGCGAGTTCAGGGGCTCCCGACCTGGTCTCCGGGACGGTGATAAATGCTGCCACCGACCAACCGGTTCGGAGAGCGCTGGTTCGGTTGAACAACCGGGCAGTACTAACCGATAGCGAGGGCAGGTTTCGGTTCGAACAGAACAAAGAAAGCAGCGTCAACATTCTGGTTACCAAGCCCGGATTTTATGCCAGCGCGGAGTATGGCGATGCCGGTAATCTCTATCTCCAGTCCAGCCAACTAGCCGCACCGCTTGAACTTCGAATCTTTCCGGAAGCACTGCTCACCGGCGTAGTGCTGGCTCCCGATGGAACCCCGCTTCCAGGTATTTCGGTGAATGCGATCAGAAGTGTGTACGACGATTTGGGGCGTCGTTGGATTCCCGTTGATCAGCGCCAAACAGACTCATATGGACGTTTCCGAATTCCTGTTCCAGCAGGCGAATATCGAGTGCAAACGCACTACTCTCTACTAAATACGCCCATTGCCGAAGCTGTGCTTCCAGTTGCAGTTCCGAGTGGAAGCACAAGTAACGCTTCACCGTTAGTTCGGATTCACAGTGGAGAAGAACAAACTTTTGAGCTGAGGCCAACAGTCAGTCCGATCCGTACCGTCGGAATCTCGCAATCTTCGGCCGATCGAGGTTTCATGAGGGTCTCTGCCCGCGCCAGCGATGGAGACGCGTTGCAGGTCAACTCGATGCTGGAGAATGGCGGCGAGAGGAAGATACAGCTTCCTCAGGGAACCTATGCGTTGACGGTCCGAACGGTGGCCGATATAGATAGTGCCGAGATGGCGGAGACAACGGTTACGGTTCCGGATCACGATATCTCTGGGGTGGTTCTGCGGTTCTCGCCTGTGCCGTCTATTCCGGTGGAGCTGTTGATCGATGAATCTTCTTCGTCCGACATAACTCCGCCTGGACTGCAGCAGCTAGGCCTCAGCCTGCAAAGCGGGCAGACTGATCTGGACGGCGGGTACGCGAGTCTGGGGTTGTCTCCCCGGGCTAATCAGGCCTTCTTCTTCTCGGCTCCTCCAGGCAGTTATCGGTTGGCGGGGCGCAATAGCGGCGCCTGGTATATCAAGTCTGCCAGCTATGGCGACTCTGATCTGCTGGAACAGGAACTGGTCGTAGCGCCGGGAGCCTCCGGCACTCCGATACGCGTTCTAGTCAGCAATCAGACAGGGGCTTTGCAGGGAACGGTGCACCTCGACGGCGCCCCTGTGGCTAGTTGGGTGTGTGTGATTCCGAGAGGCCCAAGCGCACAGGTGGAGTACAGTACCCGCAGCAGTTCGACAGGCAGCTACAGTTTTTCTCATCTCCCGCCCGGAAGTTATCAGGCTATTGCATTTCCGCGACGGCACTCGGCCGACTACCGTGATCCCGAGAGCCTGACGCCGTTTGGTGATCACGTGCAATCGGTTACGGTCAATGCCGGCGATAAATCCACGTTGAACCTTGATGTCGTGCCGGCGACTGAGTGA
- a CDS encoding sigma 54-interacting transcriptional regulator, giving the protein MRSSPLHHISPVDIATNVEQMGDLLRFAHNLDAYRDPEQLLRCLPAELSSVVVSNTTALIQMTGTDLSWYAVDGETSAIGLETDLPQRRDEISEFLTAHQQPVVLASLDREARFPGIVRFFRTHGNQSLCVLPLNKAGGRAGALCFARKEPDGFSEREVGLLSFLSDYVGLAIDDRLNLAHSEAVRAQLESEQTKLNLILDLNNSVVSNLELGEVLRSVSPNIRKTMRLEGVAVMLPDTAHEHLQLYAVDFSDRKENLFQHMSGPVEGSLAGQVFCSGKPWVGDREEWNISSSENRASLGDGTVTICMIPLIRCKNVLGVLCLARAQKSGFTREDIEFLSQIAGQVAIAIDNAFAYQRITELSDKLRQEKLYLEDEIRSELNFEEIIGNSAVLRQVLRQVEAVAPTNSTVLIQGETGSGKELIARAVHNLSRRRTHPFVKLNCAAIPTGLLESELFGHEKGAFTGAIAQRMGRFELASQGTIFLDEVSEIPLDLQPKLLRVLQEREFERLGNSRTLRTDARLIAATNRDLNAMVEEQRFRSDLFYRLNVFPIYVPPLRERKEDIPFLVRHFAQHFARNMSKEIDTISTETMNSMVSYPWPGNIRELQNVIERAVILSKGPELQVPLAGLKTKPTDANGQLNGATTLEEIERKHILSILEQTNWVFAGPNGAAARLGIKRPTLQFRMQKLGISRPRKL; this is encoded by the coding sequence ATGAGGAGTTCGCCTCTCCACCATATTTCCCCGGTCGATATCGCTACAAACGTCGAACAAATGGGGGATCTTTTACGCTTCGCGCACAACCTGGATGCTTATCGCGATCCGGAACAACTTTTGCGTTGTCTGCCGGCGGAACTGTCGTCTGTTGTGGTCTCCAATACGACTGCGTTGATTCAGATGACCGGTACGGATCTTTCCTGGTACGCGGTAGACGGTGAGACATCTGCAATCGGCCTGGAAACCGATCTGCCGCAAAGGCGAGATGAGATCAGTGAGTTTTTAACCGCGCATCAGCAGCCAGTCGTTTTGGCATCGCTTGATAGGGAGGCCAGATTTCCTGGGATTGTTCGATTCTTCCGCACGCACGGAAATCAATCGCTTTGTGTACTTCCTCTAAATAAGGCAGGCGGTCGCGCGGGGGCTCTCTGCTTTGCACGAAAGGAACCTGATGGCTTCTCGGAAAGAGAGGTCGGCCTTCTCTCTTTCTTATCGGACTATGTTGGTTTGGCGATTGACGACAGACTCAACCTGGCACATTCGGAGGCCGTTCGAGCCCAGTTGGAGAGCGAACAGACCAAGCTTAATCTCATTCTCGATCTGAATAACAGCGTAGTTTCCAACCTGGAACTTGGAGAAGTGCTTCGGTCCGTTTCGCCAAATATTCGCAAAACCATGCGGCTGGAAGGCGTAGCTGTCATGCTACCCGATACTGCACACGAACATCTTCAACTCTATGCCGTGGATTTTTCAGATCGTAAAGAGAATCTTTTCCAGCACATGTCGGGGCCAGTCGAAGGTTCACTCGCGGGGCAGGTCTTTTGCTCCGGGAAGCCGTGGGTGGGTGATCGCGAAGAGTGGAATATATCTAGTTCTGAGAACAGGGCCAGCTTGGGCGATGGCACGGTGACCATCTGCATGATCCCGCTGATCCGTTGCAAGAATGTATTGGGCGTCCTCTGTTTAGCGAGGGCGCAGAAGAGCGGATTCACGAGGGAAGATATTGAATTTCTCTCGCAAATCGCAGGCCAAGTGGCTATTGCCATCGACAATGCATTTGCCTATCAGCGCATTACCGAGCTTTCCGACAAGCTCAGGCAGGAGAAGCTTTACCTTGAAGATGAGATCCGCAGCGAGCTTAACTTCGAGGAGATCATTGGGAACAGTGCTGTGCTCCGACAGGTGCTACGCCAGGTTGAAGCAGTTGCGCCAACTAACTCAACCGTTCTTATCCAAGGAGAGACGGGAAGCGGAAAGGAGCTGATCGCTCGTGCGGTCCACAACCTCAGCCGCCGTCGCACCCACCCCTTTGTGAAGCTGAACTGCGCTGCCATTCCGACGGGTTTACTGGAGAGCGAACTCTTCGGGCATGAGAAGGGAGCATTCACCGGCGCCATCGCTCAGAGGATGGGCCGTTTCGAACTAGCGTCGCAAGGGACCATCTTTCTTGATGAAGTCAGTGAGATCCCTCTGGATCTTCAGCCGAAGCTCTTACGTGTCCTGCAGGAGCGGGAGTTCGAACGGTTAGGAAACTCGCGCACTCTGCGTACTGACGCCCGTCTCATTGCAGCCACGAACCGCGATCTGAATGCGATGGTGGAAGAACAACGGTTTCGATCCGACTTGTTCTATCGGTTGAACGTGTTCCCAATCTATGTGCCACCACTGAGAGAGCGCAAGGAAGATATCCCGTTTCTCGTCAGGCACTTTGCCCAGCATTTTGCTCGCAACATGTCGAAGGAGATCGATACGATCTCGACTGAAACGATGAATTCGATGGTCAGTTATCCGTGGCCCGGGAATATTCGTGAACTTCAAAACGTCATCGAACGGGCGGTCATTTTATCGAAGGGGCCTGAGCTTCAGGTGCCGCTCGCAGGACTGAAGACGAAACCCACCGATGCGAACGGTCAGTTGAACGGAGCTACGACCCTGGAAGAGATTGAAAGAAAGCATATTCTCTCGATTCTGGAGCAGACTAACTGGGTCTTTGCGGGGCCGAACGGAGCTGCCGCAAGGCTTGGAATTAAGCGTCCCACGCTGCAATTTAGGATGCAAAAGCTGGGAATTTCTCGCCCTAGAAAACTTTGA
- a CDS encoding radical SAM protein — protein MHLEEHTEPPPSFRLDVPLHDLLTKSTANTPGLQPVGTPQTFPDPVFPQHPELLGPIDWNDGWVTPEKRKWAPGQIYHAMQGWLFPYVRSRVTAGDFHPLIAYLFTEFKCNLDCHYCWAFDNQVKGMTEDTAKRSIDWLHGTGCRVLAYMGGEPLLRPDLIHRITYYAAKKNFWIYLPTNARLLRTDVIDKLADAGMSTFNIAVDAVDVKQGLPKALVPIRKQFDYLVRKQYGYGYSVFLNINICRNNLDDVRELTEIAHDNGIATDYHINESPLLEQDEHFKHAANNVTYITKDDWPAVEETIQWLTQKQDAGYKMVNSNSRLWQMVDFMKGNHFPWNCRAGQNSMIIRVDGTLAPCFPMYTASYDWGVVGNHKFETKQLDHQKETCQTHCFSTLNHILGWCYNDQRVIKYFFKQLAHGFQGVKGQM, from the coding sequence ATGCACCTCGAGGAACACACCGAACCACCACCGAGCTTTCGGCTTGATGTCCCATTGCACGACCTACTCACCAAATCCACCGCAAACACACCGGGCTTGCAGCCCGTCGGAACACCACAAACTTTTCCCGACCCTGTGTTTCCGCAGCATCCTGAACTTCTCGGACCAATCGATTGGAATGATGGGTGGGTCACACCTGAAAAGCGCAAATGGGCTCCCGGCCAGATCTACCATGCAATGCAGGGCTGGCTCTTCCCTTATGTTCGTTCGAGAGTCACTGCAGGCGACTTCCATCCACTCATCGCATACCTCTTCACTGAATTCAAGTGCAATCTCGACTGCCATTATTGCTGGGCTTTCGACAATCAAGTGAAGGGAATGACTGAGGATACGGCGAAGCGGTCCATCGACTGGCTTCACGGTACAGGGTGCCGGGTACTTGCCTACATGGGAGGCGAACCCCTTCTCCGGCCCGACTTGATTCACCGCATTACCTACTACGCGGCGAAGAAGAACTTCTGGATCTATCTCCCCACCAACGCGCGCCTTTTGCGCACCGATGTGATCGACAAGTTGGCTGACGCAGGCATGTCGACGTTCAACATCGCCGTCGACGCAGTCGACGTAAAACAAGGATTGCCGAAGGCGCTTGTTCCGATTCGCAAGCAGTTCGACTACCTCGTACGAAAGCAGTACGGATACGGATACTCCGTCTTCCTCAACATCAACATCTGCCGCAACAATTTGGACGATGTCCGAGAGCTGACCGAGATAGCTCATGACAACGGTATCGCGACCGACTATCACATCAACGAGTCTCCGCTCCTTGAACAGGACGAGCACTTCAAGCACGCAGCCAACAACGTCACCTACATCACCAAGGATGACTGGCCCGCTGTCGAAGAGACGATTCAGTGGTTGACCCAGAAGCAGGACGCCGGGTACAAGATGGTCAACTCCAACTCGCGCCTCTGGCAGATGGTCGACTTCATGAAAGGGAACCACTTTCCCTGGAACTGCCGCGCCGGTCAAAACTCAATGATCATTCGCGTCGACGGAACATTGGCTCCTTGTTTCCCGATGTACACAGCGAGTTATGACTGGGGCGTGGTCGGTAATCACAAATTCGAAACCAAGCAACTCGATCATCAGAAAGAGACCTGCCAGACGCACTGCTTCTCAACTCTCAATCACATCCTGGGCTGGTGCTACAACGACCAGCGTGTCATCAAATATTTCTTCAAACAGCTGGCTCACGGATTCCAGGGAGTGAAAGGCCAGATGTAG
- a CDS encoding BadF/BadG/BcrA/BcrD ATPase family protein — MDQFLVGLDVGSTTVKAIVVDAASDKTIWQDYQRHETRQPEKVLEFLRRMEADTGISPGNTRIFITGSGGGTIAEMIGAKFVQEVHAVSLAVEKLHPEVYSVIELGGQDAKIIVFKDDEETGRKKKIPSMNDKCAGGTGAVIDKINAKLKIPAAELANQGYHDIKLHKVAGKCGVFAETDINGLQKTGTPSDELMASLFEAIVLQNLSVLTRGHTLRPHVLLLGGPNGFIRGMREAWQTNIPRMWKERKVEIPDGMTPEELIKVPENAQYFAALGSVEFGREEESEVGRYLGADKLVYYIDYGRAEEKAISGGKGLVAEDAELVAFKSEYKRKKFTPAEFLPGQVVSGFVGIDGGSTSTKAVVLGTDGEILCKTYQLSNGNPIQDTIEMFEHLREQIESKGATLEVLGVGSTGYAKDIIKDVLNADVALVETVAHTESALKFYEDPHVIVDVGGQDIKLIVLKDGRVKDFKLNTQCSAGNGYFLQSTVEGFGMKVEEFADLAFSAKSMPSFGYGCAVFMQSDIVNFQRQGWRSEEILAGLADVLPKNVFLYVASIPNLAALGSRFVLQGGTQNNLAVVKAEVDFIKSSFRANGKEPEIIVHEHCGESGAIGAAQESLRLWRNGRKTTFVGLEAVANIRYRTTRNEDTRCYFCKNNCLRTFIDVDVTGQQNSEHSHPHAVHEDRAATPAEVAEVMNTLPPLEQIEANLPPVESHGSCSTSGSLSSPSVFKAKIEPLVQIQLAPGSSKVVELPKPVEFQPRKTKVPLRKGEQRLIIATCEKGTVEDLDEMKDIKADIDEIKAVNPNYVDIAAHDVFRQRDVGVVSDPLPSTKGLFISKATKERVARMTQRKDFRVGIPRLLNTYTYAPFFNAYFTSLGLKSENIIYSDYTTPELYRAGASRGAIDPCYPSKIGIAHVYNLLAAKHTKKPLHAIWFPMYDVLHSHLVNLTGSNACPTVTATPETVKAAFTKESDIFAENNVLYLDPILNLQDEKICADQMFKTWGPILGLTREENERAIAVGFKSLHECEADIRRQARETLDQLEREDRIGIVMLGRVYHHDPGLNHEIMEEFQKLGYPVFSQSTLPLDEDLLDRLFGEEVRAGLITHPLDISDVWKNRYSTSTNHKVWAAKFTARHPNLVALEVSSFKCGHDAPIYGVIEGIIEQSGTPYFSFKDLDENKPSGSIRIRVETIDYFLRRYREDIVKRRNAESNIETQIAAFEQSLRSQTGNHYEMAVAGD, encoded by the coding sequence ATGGACCAGTTTCTGGTTGGCCTGGACGTAGGTTCTACAACCGTTAAAGCGATTGTGGTCGATGCCGCGTCTGACAAGACCATCTGGCAGGACTACCAGCGTCACGAGACACGCCAACCAGAAAAAGTCCTCGAGTTCCTGCGCCGCATGGAAGCGGACACCGGAATCTCACCGGGTAATACACGCATCTTCATCACAGGATCCGGCGGGGGAACAATCGCCGAGATGATCGGTGCGAAGTTCGTCCAGGAGGTCCATGCTGTCTCACTCGCAGTCGAAAAACTTCATCCCGAGGTGTACTCCGTCATCGAGTTAGGCGGACAGGACGCGAAGATCATTGTCTTCAAAGACGACGAAGAGACGGGCCGCAAGAAGAAGATCCCATCGATGAACGACAAATGCGCCGGCGGCACAGGAGCGGTCATCGACAAGATCAACGCCAAGCTGAAAATTCCTGCAGCAGAGCTCGCAAATCAGGGATACCACGACATCAAGCTGCACAAGGTAGCAGGGAAGTGCGGTGTCTTTGCTGAAACCGACATCAACGGCCTGCAGAAAACCGGCACCCCTTCGGACGAACTGATGGCCTCGCTCTTTGAAGCCATCGTGCTGCAAAATCTCAGCGTCCTAACTCGCGGGCACACGCTCCGTCCCCACGTCCTTCTGCTTGGTGGCCCGAACGGTTTCATCCGCGGCATGCGCGAAGCGTGGCAGACCAACATTCCGCGTATGTGGAAGGAGCGCAAGGTTGAGATTCCCGACGGCATGACTCCCGAAGAGTTGATCAAAGTCCCTGAAAACGCCCAATACTTCGCGGCTCTGGGATCGGTCGAGTTCGGTAGAGAGGAAGAGTCAGAGGTAGGACGATATCTTGGCGCCGACAAGCTTGTCTATTACATCGACTACGGTCGCGCAGAAGAGAAGGCCATATCAGGAGGAAAGGGCCTCGTCGCAGAGGACGCAGAACTCGTTGCCTTCAAGTCCGAGTACAAGAGAAAGAAGTTCACCCCGGCGGAGTTTCTGCCAGGTCAAGTCGTCTCCGGATTCGTCGGAATCGATGGCGGTTCCACTTCGACTAAGGCAGTCGTACTCGGTACGGATGGAGAGATTCTCTGCAAGACCTACCAGCTTTCAAACGGCAATCCGATTCAGGATACGATCGAGATGTTTGAGCATCTCCGCGAACAGATCGAGAGCAAGGGCGCAACCCTCGAGGTGCTCGGCGTCGGCTCAACCGGCTACGCAAAGGACATCATCAAGGATGTCTTAAACGCAGATGTGGCGCTCGTCGAAACCGTGGCCCATACAGAATCAGCGCTGAAATTCTATGAAGATCCCCACGTCATCGTGGATGTGGGGGGCCAGGACATCAAACTCATCGTCCTAAAAGACGGTCGCGTAAAAGACTTCAAACTAAACACTCAGTGCTCAGCAGGGAACGGATACTTCCTGCAATCGACTGTCGAGGGATTCGGCATGAAAGTCGAGGAGTTCGCCGATCTGGCCTTCTCCGCAAAATCAATGCCATCCTTCGGCTACGGTTGCGCTGTCTTCATGCAGTCGGACATCGTTAACTTCCAACGTCAAGGCTGGCGCTCGGAGGAGATCCTCGCAGGTCTAGCAGATGTGCTACCCAAAAATGTCTTTCTATACGTAGCCAGCATCCCAAATCTGGCAGCTCTCGGTTCACGTTTCGTGCTTCAAGGCGGAACGCAAAATAATCTCGCCGTAGTCAAAGCCGAAGTGGACTTCATCAAATCAAGCTTCCGCGCCAACGGCAAAGAGCCGGAGATCATCGTGCACGAGCACTGTGGCGAATCCGGCGCAATCGGTGCGGCCCAGGAGTCTCTGCGTCTCTGGCGCAACGGTCGGAAAACCACATTCGTCGGCCTCGAAGCTGTCGCGAACATTCGCTATCGCACTACGCGCAACGAAGACACGCGCTGCTACTTCTGCAAAAACAACTGCCTTAGAACCTTCATCGACGTCGACGTAACCGGACAACAAAACTCCGAACACTCTCACCCCCATGCTGTCCATGAAGATCGTGCTGCCACTCCGGCAGAAGTTGCGGAGGTCATGAATACTCTGCCGCCGCTCGAACAAATCGAAGCCAATCTCCCTCCCGTCGAATCTCACGGGTCATGCAGCACAAGTGGAAGCCTCAGTTCGCCATCTGTGTTCAAGGCCAAGATCGAGCCTCTCGTTCAGATCCAACTTGCGCCCGGATCAAGCAAAGTGGTCGAACTACCAAAGCCCGTAGAATTCCAGCCTCGTAAAACCAAAGTTCCTCTACGAAAGGGTGAACAGCGTCTGATCATCGCAACCTGCGAAAAGGGAACCGTAGAAGATCTCGACGAGATGAAGGACATCAAGGCCGACATCGACGAAATCAAAGCCGTCAATCCGAACTACGTCGACATCGCGGCCCACGATGTCTTCCGTCAACGTGACGTGGGGGTTGTCTCGGACCCATTGCCGTCCACCAAAGGTCTGTTCATCTCAAAGGCCACTAAAGAACGAGTCGCTCGAATGACGCAGCGTAAAGATTTCCGCGTCGGGATCCCACGTCTCCTGAATACCTACACCTACGCGCCATTCTTCAACGCATACTTCACTAGTCTAGGACTGAAATCCGAAAACATAATCTACTCCGATTACACGACTCCCGAGCTATACCGCGCGGGCGCAAGTCGAGGCGCCATCGATCCCTGCTACCCATCGAAGATCGGGATCGCTCACGTCTATAACTTACTAGCTGCCAAGCACACGAAGAAGCCTCTTCACGCAATCTGGTTCCCAATGTACGACGTACTGCATTCGCATCTCGTAAATCTAACCGGTTCGAACGCCTGCCCGACCGTGACCGCAACACCGGAGACGGTCAAAGCTGCCTTCACCAAAGAGAGCGACATCTTTGCCGAAAACAATGTCCTCTACCTCGATCCAATCCTGAACCTCCAGGACGAAAAAATCTGCGCGGACCAGATGTTCAAGACCTGGGGCCCCATCCTCGGCCTCACCAGGGAAGAGAACGAGCGGGCCATCGCCGTAGGCTTCAAATCTCTGCACGAGTGCGAAGCCGACATCCGGCGACAAGCGCGTGAGACGCTCGACCAGCTCGAACGCGAAGACCGCATTGGCATCGTCATGCTGGGTCGCGTCTACCACCACGACCCAGGCCTGAACCACGAGATCATGGAGGAGTTTCAGAAGCTCGGCTACCCGGTCTTCTCACAGAGCACCTTGCCTCTCGACGAAGACCTGCTTGACCGTCTCTTCGGAGAAGAGGTTCGTGCAGGTCTTATCACCCATCCCCTCGACATCAGTGATGTGTGGAAGAATCGCTACTCGACCAGCACCAACCATAAGGTGTGGGCAGCGAAGTTCACGGCTCGCCATCCAAATCTGGTCGCTCTCGAGGTCTCAAGCTTCAAATGCGGTCACGACGCCCCGATCTACGGGGTCATCGAAGGCATCATCGAACAGTCAGGCACACCCTATTTCTCCTTCAAAGATCTAGATGAAAACAAACCCTCTGGTTCAATCCGTATTCGCGTTGAGACGATCGACTACTTCCTGCGTCGTTATCGCGAAGACATTGTCAAACGACGAAACGCGGAGTCTAATATCGAAACACAGATCGCCGCCTTCGAGCAGTCCCTCCGTAGTCAAACAGGGAATCACTACGAGATGGCAGTTGCAGGAGACTGA